ggaggaaacagggttaatgaactgtaaatctgttgagacacctatggaccctaacatcaaactcttaccaaatcagggggagcctttctcagatcctgaacggtacagaagattagttggtaaattaaactatcttactgttacacGTCCtaacatttccttcgcagttagtgtggtgagtcaatttctaaactccccatgtgaagaccattgggatgcagttgttcgcatactgaagtatattaaaagatcacctggaaaaggtttgctatatggccctaacaacgatacaaaaatcgtttgctattcagatgctgattgggctggttccccttttGATaagaggtctacttctggatattgtgtctctattggtggcaacctgatatcttggaaaagtaagaagcaaagtgttgtggcaaggtccagtgCAGAaacagaatatagagctatggcatctgctacttgcgagcttgtgtggcttaaacaattacttaatgaattgaaatttggagatgccactcacatgacacttatatgtgataatcaagctgctcttcatattagctctaaccctgtcttccatgagagaaccaagcacattgaagttgattgtcattttattagagaaaaaatcatatccggagatatcaagactgagttcgttaactcaagcaaccagttggcagacatattcaccaagtccttacgaattgactatctttgtaacaagcttggaacatatgatttatatgcttcagtttgagggggagtgttagatgttaagttgtgtgtttctaTTAATtaggcttagcccattctgtatttagggtttaacctttatcttacattataaataaactaccctatgtgtatgctaaacaagggagatttctcctaatcttcttcactatatttaacacTTGTGATTCCAATTCAAGACATGACTcctttcttttccattttctcaTTGAATGTAAACCGAGTAATGCCTTTCATTGAGTTCGTGTGTTGATAATACTAATTTTCGATCAAAGTGATTCCTCAGAATTAGTTTTAAGTAAGCGTgcgtttaaattaattttgatttttgtttgtcCATTAGATAGTagaaaattgatattaaaaccATGTTTGAAAACTTGTAATTAGGGGGTGTGTACTAGCAACTATTTgtcataaaaaatagaataacatATAAGTATGTAGCTACGTGTTAGCAAAACTTATTTACTTTCaactaattataaattactgttattattattaacataacTCCAGCTAATTATCATAAAAGTCCGTAAACTTGTAATTTGCATTTGTTGTTTGATAGCATGAATTTGTGTATATTGTCataaatttatctaaaataaaactattttgtgATAAGAATTTCAAATTACAACGCTTTTAACTACTGTTATGATATTTAAGAGAATTTacataaaaatgacaaaaaattcTGGGTTTTtcctatttaaatatttcaatttagaACATCCACAATATGATTACTTAAGTTAGtcgtttattttaatattatggatataaacttaagtatttttcacaaaaaaattattacaatgaGGTTGGTAAGATTGGGTGCTTTAACTTACCAATATTAGTACCTAAAACATTATCTCTATTAATTTATCCAGGCTAACGCCTaatttttctcaaacaattttgttattaatCTTAACATGTttaccaaaaatatgttttgaataatAAACTCTACTTTTCACTTTtgttattctttaaaaaaacttattctcCTTATTCGTTATTCTTTTAATCCTAATTTTGCACCACATTTATACCCTTTCTTAAAACCTTTgcattttttccctttttttttgctataaaagATAATGGAATCTCATTATAATTTCAGGTCGGTTTTTCCtacatctttctcttttataCTCCACctgataaattataatatttttaatttatcctcctaaatttataataaaataagaaaagttcATATGCCCTCTCTTCAACTTcacccttatttattttttgtgtttaaatacttttttgtCGTCtaatttgttttgattattCAATAACACTcctagtttttgtttttatacttttaattcttcacttttttaaaattattcaatttggtCCTAATTAGTGATGACGCTAAAATGATTAACGGGAGAGTGAGTAGGATTGAATATATGTAATGGTTATGTCAATGTGTACATGAAGAATTCTTCAACTTCGTACATGAAAAGTTCTTCAACGTGAACGTGAAGAATTCTTGAGATATTCAGGCttattgtgaaaatattttcGTCATTGCAGTTTAGTGAGAAAGAGTGGAGAGATTTGAGTTTGTGATAATCGGGATAACAGGTGTGAATACGTTCGAGTTCTTCAGATGTTAAGAACATTTTTGTTATGTCACCTCCTCCATTTATATAAACCATTTTCAGAAATGTGCTACAATTCCATTACAACGTGCAACTTCATCTCTATCAAAATGGTGTTAAGTTTAACATGTGAGGGAcaaattgaatgattttgaaaaactaaaggatcaaataaacaaaataaaaagtagtggtcttattgaatttttaaaacaaattaaaggacaaaaaagtatttaaatctttttgttttctggTTGGGAGTGTTTGGGATCGGGGTTTTAGTTTTTAGAATGGTTTCTAATGGTGAAGTTGTTAGATTtggtaaaaattatataattttgtaatttgttttacTTTCCTGTCTATTCTAGAAAGCTTTTAGATTTTTCAATCTGTAGTATTTATAGATTACCAAGAGAGAGGAAGATAATGTTAATGTAGTAATTTAGAAATCATCTCATATATATTAGAAAGCTTGTttcaaaaagtttattttagaaAACATCTCATTTTTTGGAGAGCTTATTCGGAAAAAAGGTGTTCTATAATCATCTTATATGTCCCGAAAATCTTAttccaaaaatttaattttgaaaaatctcgTTTAGAAGGTCCTATTTTAAAAAGGATCTTATACATTTtagaaaacttattttaaaaaaaatatatttgaaagtcGTTTcaataagtatttttatatattctagaaaatttattttggaaaCTCTATTTCAGAAATATGTTTCAACGAGTTTATTTTAACATATGTACTATAGAAGTGAccattaaaatatcattttaaaaattagggAGATGTAAATAGTAATTATGTGGTGCAGGAAGCAAAACAACTTGAAATACTACGGTTGAAAGATGAGTAATGGGCTGTAACAGTGGAAGCATGCTTTTTACGGCCTTTTCTTTTTGCAAACCATAGTGTTTTCCAGCAAAGCAATTCCATAGTATTAGAGTGCAAATGACGAAAATGCCCAAACAAACATCGTAAAAAAAACACGGGCAGGGGACAGAGAGTAAAACGGGCAGATCCAGAAAGAGCATTGAAAACATGAATTGAATCTTTTAAAACCAGTTTGACGATTTTGGCAGATTTTGACGTTTGAAATTGAAGTCCCACACACGTGTACTCTTCCTCCTCCACTCTCCACTGCGATCGATCGCCTCTCTTCACCGATACTCCGATCCTCAACCAAACCGAACCTAAACCAACAGCATGAGTGCCGACGCCCCCACCCAAACCCAAGCCTCCGCCACCAAACCTCCCGAAACCCAAACCCAAACCATCGAAACAAAACATGAAGAATCCCAATCTGCATCTCCTCCTCACACCGCCGATTATGCTCCATACCCTAAACTGGACCCAGACGACGTCGTGCCACCTCCTCTTCAACAGCAAGAATCACCCCTCAATACTGAATCTCGTGCCCCAATCTCCGGCGATGCTGCTACTACCATGCCCAAAGACTCCAATCCCTATGTCACTCCTGCTCCCGTTGCCGCTTCCTCTTCCAAGAGTAACCAACTCGTcacttttcttctcctttttctgaTTTTCCTTTACACAAGAACACTCTTTCACAGCTTATATTATTTTCGCAGCCACTTTAGATTCCGTGAAAGACGTTCTCGGCAAATGGGGCAAGAAAGCCGCCGAGGCCACCAAAAAGGCGGAGGATCTCGCCGGCAACATGTGGCAGCACTGTATTTATTCATTTCCTGTCATTTCTTAAAACCCGTCTTTTCTTTtcgttattattttttgtattattgcTATTATTGGAAAGTAGTTTAGGCCCGTTTTAATTCTTTAGAATCTGTGATTCccaacaattattattttttttaggaaaatCTAATTAAgggttataattgattattgttacGATCAAAATCTGTTTTGTTTAGATAAATTGACTGAAAGGTGGTTTAATTGCTTTCGTTATTATACAATAACAAACCAGCTTGCACATAAGGGAtttatgtgtgtatatatgaagttgaataaaaaaactaatgaaaaatAATCATAAGCGATACATTTTCAGATTCatgaaaataagttatttaaaagattttagcTGCAACTTTTAGTTTACAAACAATTTATTGTTTTGTAAAGCAGCTGAACCGGAGGGAAAGGAAAACTTACCCGAAACTGTTAAAAGGAGAATTTTTCTTTTGGGATGGGAAATATTGTGTTTCTCCGTGATTTCTAATGCAGTTGCTCTGTGATATCTAAAGAAACAAATTCCttttaatttcttcttcaaTGCCTGAGGATATTGGTAAACGTGACTCTTGttaatatcattattatcatttaattgTGTGGAACAGTGAAAACGGGTCCAAGTTTTGCGGATGCAGCTGTGGGGAGGATTGCTCAGGGAACTAAAGTTCTTGCGGAAGGAGGGTATGAGAAGATCTTTAGGCAAACTTTTGAGACAGTTCCAGAGGAGCAGCTTCTGAAAACGTATGCATGCTACTTGTCTACTTCAGCTGGACCTGTGATGGGAGTCTTGTATTTGTCAACAGCGAAGCTGGCGTTTTGTAGTGATAACCCACTTTCTTACCAAATGGGTGACCAGACACAATGGAGCTATTATAAGGTATTGCTGGAACCTCCTTGCTTCTTATTGATCTACAATAGAAATTATGATATGCATATGCAATTTCCGTTTGATTTGATGATGTTAATCTGTGAATGGCTTCATTGTCTATGATTTGGTTTTGCTTGTTTATTTACACTCATATTTTTACATTCCATTTCTTGAATTCTGATTGTAATCAAAGAAATGAGgtttgctattttttttaaactatacaCTGGTAACGCTGAGTGAGTATTTTCTTTAGATTGTGATTAGCTACATGGCCGGCTCAATGCCTAAACTGGTAAAGCCCTTGGTTTAGGTCTTCAAGAAAAAAGGGTTTCTTTAGGCCTCTAAGAATAAAAGGCCTCAAATTTCTGTTAGTACTAAATGCTTGAGgccttaagaaaaaaaaaaacctaaaaaaagtCTCATTCTTAAGTTTGTTTTAGACCTCCTAAATCCTTGAGCCACCCCTGattatctattattattatatagtttggcaatgtaattttgttttgaactATTGGCAACGACGATGATGGTGTTCGGTTGCTTTGTGCTCTGTAGTCTGTTTGTCGGGGTGCAATTTGATTGGCTTTAAACTGTGTGCTAGTTATGCAGAATCGAGTATATATTTAAGAGTTATTGTGGTATGTGTTAATTACTTTTTCATAGTAGAGAAAGGTAGTATTATATTAGATGTTGAATGATGATCAAGAATACTTCTAATCTATTTCATCTTTTAGAAGCTTTTCCACCATTGAGATTACGGTCATCATGATCCCATGTTATTTCATCATGAACCCATCTTTTGTTAGGTGgccatataatttatttcatcttttagATTATGGTCATCATGATccatgttattttattatggAATGACGATTGAGGATATGTGCCAGCATTGCTTTAGTACCCTTTCAGGTCCTGGCCAATTACAAATTAGCAAGTAACAATTCGGTTtgaaactattttaatatttattgccGAAGGTATTTCCTAGGAACTTATTGGCTATGGCATTTAACAAAATATGAGACTATACTAATAAAGAATTGAAGTCTTGACATTACCATGTCCAACGTTTTCAGCACTCATCCAcataaattgatattttgtaGGGGATATTAAACATACTAAACAACACCAAAtcattttcaatgtttaaatatttagCTTTTGGACAAAACTCTTAAGATTACTTGTCCCTCCCTTAATTTGGTCCACTTTTTAGATTAAACAATGTAATTTTCTTCTATTTGCTGATATTCTTAGAAGATCTAAGGAAAATGTTCcacatgaatttatatatttatattcatttgcaactaataatttataattttattattagaaaatcGCATAACATTTTTTGTAAGAACAAGTCCTGCAAGTGAATAACATTTTGTAAAAGCACAATTAAAGGAATGATAAACGGAAGATTAAACATGAGAGAAAAACCTTGCAAGCTTTTGACTTTGcaaaattaaagaataacaTCATTTTTCCACGTGTCCTGTGTGGAATGTATCAAGTCCGTCCACACCTCTAAATATGTATTTActcaagaaaaattaagaatccAAATCTAAATGAAACATCAATTACTAATTTCACAACATCTAATCAAAAAAATTGATCATAAATTGGATTTCCCTccataaaaacaaataagttcccgaaacttaaaataataaatttaaaaaacgatCATTTGTCCAGGACCATTTCCAGAAACAGTACTACTTTCATCTATTTTCTGATAATCATAGAGGATTCTCAGGAAATTGTTAAACCACTTGTTTACTTCAATGTATTCATACATATATAACGTATATATAGACACATTGTCATTAATGTattcatacatacatacatgtcATGAAtgtattatacttttattaatcAAATGCTTTTGTTCCCATGCATTAGGTGGTCATTCCATTGCATCAACTGAGAGCAGTGAACGCTTCAACAAGCAGAACCAACTCGTCTGAAAAATATATTCAGATTATCTCTGTTGACAACCATGAATTTTGGTTTATGGGGTTTGTGCACTATGACAGCGCTGTTAAAAATATTCAAGGAGCATTGCAGCCTCATTGACACACAAAGGATTGAAAAACACCATGAATCATTTATACCAAAGATGAGGTTTGTATTCATAAATTATGAAACATTTTAAGTTTGTGGAGCTGTTATAGATTGAAACTCATGTAGTGtgcattatatattttttacctGTTGTTCTCTGAAAATGAAAGTTAATTCATTTGTTGTAAAAGTTGAATGGATATATAGTTGGttgatttacattttattttattaattatctcttttatttttctgtatatTTTGGTGATTTAACTACTTGACTAATCTCTACTTTAGGAACACCTTATTCTTACCAAGCTTTAGAAAGCTGCTACTATTGAGGACAATTCAATCATGGTCGTACATGTCTGTTACTGTTACAAGCTAAATGATTCTAAAAGAAGTGACGTGGCAGAATACATTTTCTAATACACTCTTTTTTATCATGTGGGTCTTCCAGTACGATATTGATAAGTTGAGAAAGACATTATAATATCGTTGGTTTACATGTTCTCAATAATGAAGAGACAGTCCCAAACATAACAAGCTAGAAAAGGtatgataagaaaataaaagaaaaagacaagGACTTACACTGATGAGGTAACAAAAACTGTATCCTTGTTTTGAAcagctttattttattttttcagtagGGCAGAATAAATTACATCtaaatttttctcaaaaaattataaaagtagaCTATTATTGTCATGTTCTTGGTGCAGTATGCTAGGTCATGATCTGCTCTTTAATGGTGGTGAAAGCTAAAGAAAGTATGGTGACGTTTGTAactttattttagaataattatgcatgtttaacatttaaaatttaaagactaaaaaattcaagaatgaaaaattaaaacggAAGTATTCAGTTTTTCGTTGGTTTTTGCAAGACTCAAAAACTAATGTTGTGTTTAGATATTAGGGAGTACTGTTCATGCGGACGGACAGAAGAACACGGTCATTAGCAAAAGTGAGAAGAAGGAAAGACAAAGTCATGCCAAACAGACAAAATTACTTATTTTGTGATATGATTTTAAGTGAATCTGATGTTTGTGAGATATGTGATGGAGatgtatgtatttttttcatgGAAAGAggttttgaaggaaaaaaatcaCGAAGACGAAGGCTGGAAATGGATTCTAGAAATGAGAGAATCGATCCTCTCatgtaaaatatatcaaataccTAACCGCTGAATCGATTATGCTCTCAGGTAATCGATTCACTTCTCtcacaattaaatatttttcacagAACTGATTTagttcttatatatataatcaattttttacttttttattatatgtagtataaatataatagtaataataaataaataatgatgtaattaaaatttcttcttataaatcctttttaacttcaatttctcatttgaattttttttattttgaataataacttcattttcatcttaatataattttcattatttatatttaatatatcacAATTTCTCTTcaaggataaaataattatcatctaattttatctattcaaatatctttttaatatccCATATTCATCATAtcatttataaacttttatctcaaatccattcaaatcatatCATCTTTCTCTTAATTCAAACATTTCTAACATCATCTAATTTTCCTATGCAATCCATTTCTCCAAATCTATCTTCAAATCTAAACACACAAGACGAGTATGCAACAGTGTATTATcgtataaactaatttttttatagggTTCCAACATGTGATGAACATTCTGTTCCACAGCATTGGAGTTCTCTATTTTACCACTTAAAAGAATTCTCATTCTTTTTCGCAGAGCCCAAAAAGGAGTACATTCTGAAATTTTGACAGGATACCACTTTTCGAATTTTAAAACGTGAAAAAATTAACCAAATATTATTCCActgaatgacaaaaaaaaaattataatttataaaaatattaatgaaactTTTACCTAATGGTCCCCTCTTATTTTGGATTTGCATACAGAGTAACTAAATGGCCTCTGACATGATCTGACAGTTGGTCAGACtaagataagataaaaaaagaaaaaaaggttcTCTCGCTCCATCTTCAGTACTGTTGATGTGTTATTGTTGTTATCAAGTAGGTCACTTTGGCCCATTCTCTAAATCTCAATTTATCAAAAAAACCCACAAGcctttcaattattatttttcaaccaTCACAATTCAGAATctagtatataaaaaaagtaaaacaatttcaaattccCCCAACCCCGGCAAGAAAATAATATTGGctcaaaaacataaattacagCAAAGCAGTTATTggttaaaaggaaaaaaatgtaaacaaacTTGCCATCTTTTCAAATCCATTTCAACCTAACATTCAACTgcgtttttgtatttttattcaaGCCAACTCTACAGTAATGCATGGACCACGTTGTAAAAACATCCTTAATCATTGGTATCATGTTATGATAATATCTTATCCAATAGAGataagaatattttatattgtataattttatgtttaaagtttatttttgatatttttgataTCAGAATGTGTGAGaactcattttaataaaatttaatattaattaaatctattattttattcattatcatagtgttattaaattatttattaatatttaattatataatatattttaataaaatacatatgttaaaaattttatattaactaaaaataaaatgaatttaagatctataaaaaatgtaacgataagattgagttaaattaaatattaattttttattataaaaaatttatacagAGAAAATAATGTGGTTGCATGCAGAGAAAGGTAAAACAaatgtattaattatattttacttctCCATATTTATTGACATTGGCAATTGTCAAAAACTTTATCCTTAATATGCATGCtgagaaaaaagaaacatattcattaaaaatGATGCTGACATGCTTAAATAGTTTAGGTGTGAAGATATATAAATTAAGGATAAAGAAGTATTTAACGAATGAAAATTTCATCTCGtaatctaattttataaaagtaaattaaaattaaaattcatatagaATGATCCAAAATCTATGATGGCATGTCATATTATAGATAGTGTACGTAGAAAAGAATAAGTAAAAGCTGTGTCAGTTTACAGTGGGCATTTAAACgttaaaaggtaaaaattgtgttaaaatgggaaaaggagaaagaaaaaaaaataattatatttttacaatattatttttataatattttaatattatttacgtgTTATAATAtgattagtttaaaattaataataataatcatgattattataaacaaaataataatagaatgacacgtaatgttaaaatgttttaaaaagtcaaaatattattataaaaaaaactatgtaATCGACGTTcaatcaaaaacaaaaagtgaGAGTTTTGATTTGACCCTGCTGTAGAATAGTATCACCTTGAAATTGGAAGTCAAAGTAACACTTCCATTTAATGCATGCACTCAAATTTAGAAATCAGCGCAAAGTATTTCTCTCTGTATTGTCTTGCTCCTTCCCCGACATCACATTCAACAACAAGAGCTTCTTTCGTTGACTTTGACAGACACATGTTTAGTTATACAAATGCACCAAAATTTTGAACAGTCTCGACAAAGTCAGCTTAAGCTATAAAACATGGCGACGTAATAATAACTATTGCCAGAGATAACCAAAAAAACCTTTAGTCAAATCATTTTTGGTTCGTCAAACTTGCTCAGTTTGACATCTTAAGGATTCTTTAAAGttcatttcatataaaaatttatgttacAATCAAAACTCACATAAGCATGCATTTCCATAGCAAAATGTGGATCGGAATACATTTCTTttgtcaaatatattttttaattctgtGTTTTCTAAATTATCTCTACTTGACTACGCTATATTGATTCTTAaaactgattttaattttaagaatataattttattttaaaaaatccatTGCATTAAGAGCGTATAAATATAGTACACTTTTTTTCTATCTTATGTACGTTCTTGAAGGTAGAATACAGAAAGTAAGAAATGTAGTTAACTTTTCTTCCATACGAAAATCATTTATAACTTTTCAATGttatttattgcttttatttattattttgattactaatattaaattttctgttttaatgTACTACCAAAGAAAATACTTAATTAGTGCTACCATAAAttcttaaaagtaaaaattaaaaaaaatgtatgaaagtTTGTAGCATCTTCCTGAGAAACAAGGAAGTATGGAGTTAAGCATTTATTGCTATTGCTCCTTTCACCGATGTTGCTAGGATAGTTTTAATGGTTCTGAGTAACTTTATCCTAATTAATCATGTGTTGgacgttttcttctttttcttttttcttcatttcgAAAAATAGTTTATGAGGATTTGAAGTTATTATTAGAAAAGTTCATCTCTTATGTATTTTGCTGCTTGCTGCCCATTATACATACAAAcgtataatatatatgttggaagtctcacgCCGACtagaaataaaactaatttataatatataagtaaggtATAAATCTCATATTACAAACCGATTAtgtgagattgagttaggcttaaaaacccactttttaattatatatatatatattaaataaactcaAGAAAtgaatttctaaattttgtaagaaaaatcCTATATGGTGTTATGCATTCAATGAATTCTGAACGTGATGAAGTTAAGTAAATTAATTTGTCTGAAACTTTTGCACAGAGCATAAAAACGATAGTGATAGATATACTTCTTCATGCATGGTTGGTAATCCTCCTTATTGAAGTTTTAAAGAGTTGTTCAACACATGTTGCTAAGGAGATGCTTTCcgttatttattatattttatccacaataaaaaattaataaattgagaTCATGTATAAATATCATCCCACCGAgcatttgttatttatttattaaagggttaaaaatatttctagtttttaaatttgagtttaacattaaaattcgtcaatgaaatattaatatatttttatttctaaattttaaaaatagaaggATGTAATACTTTTAACCgaacatttttattctttttacgggatcaaaaaatattataagatgaCGGTTCAAGGAAAAACAtgtgaaataatataaatagttcaAATTTAATCTTAACACGTCAAAAAAAagttctatttatttttaaagattgaggatcaatatgtataatttatgataaataaattttaattttgtgtctGGACTACAGAAACACATTTAACCATATTAAATGTAATCTTCATTTCTCTGCCTTATATGCAGAATCACATCCACCacgagagttttttttttctccctccATAAAATTTCCTTACGAGGACAACATGCTTAAATGTCAACCGTAACTTTATTTGTGTACCATTTTATGATACTTGAGCACATTCATATTTgcttaagaagaaaaatagataGCAAGAGTGTGTTTAAAAGATAGTTGAAATACATGATAAACCTTTTCAATTTGTGTATTGTGGTGTTTAATACTTCTTTTAAAAGCCAACATTCACTTTAAACATTAAGATTACATTCAAACAAAATGGAAATAATTTGTGTGCTTTAATTATGCTATAGAATTAGTAAAATGTGGttgattaaaatcaataatcaaagcATATATAAATGAAGTAAAAAATGATGGGTTTTTAACTTTGGTTATGAACCAAAGCATAAACTTTCATGTTAGGTTTTGGTTCTATaactaaaaccttttttttttcttatttttcactattttgAGTCTTCCCTTccattaaaacattatttttccaATATACTCCTATCTCCATACACACAAAAAAGGACATAAGACATGATCTTTATTTCTGAATTGAGAACCAAAAATCACGCGGCAAAATTTTGAATCTACAAAAATCAAGACAACGAAAATTATCAATCTGCAAAAATTAGGACAACCATAATTCAACAAAACACATAAACTGAATGAAAAACGCACCAAAAAAGTagaatagagaagaaaaaaattgactCAATGTTCACTTGACATTGAGCAGCATCTATTTGGGTTAGCCAACATTAG
This Vigna angularis cultivar LongXiaoDou No.4 chromosome 4, ASM1680809v1, whole genome shotgun sequence DNA region includes the following protein-coding sequences:
- the LOC108330637 gene encoding GEM-like protein 1, which encodes MSADAPTQTQASATKPPETQTQTIETKHEESQSASPPHTADYAPYPKLDPDDVVPPPLQQQESPLNTESRAPISGDAATTMPKDSNPYVTPAPVAASSSKTTLDSVKDVLGKWGKKAAEATKKAEDLAGNMWQHLKTGPSFADAAVGRIAQGTKVLAEGGYEKIFRQTFETVPEEQLLKTYACYLSTSAGPVMGVLYLSTAKLAFCSDNPLSYQMGDQTQWSYYKVVIPLHQLRAVNASTSRTNSSEKYIQIISVDNHEFWFMGFVHYDSAVKNIQGALQPH